The following proteins are encoded in a genomic region of Oncorhynchus gorbuscha isolate QuinsamMale2020 ecotype Even-year linkage group LG11, OgorEven_v1.0, whole genome shotgun sequence:
- the LOC124048503 gene encoding progestin and adipoQ receptor family member 4-like: MACLHGPRLLNLEKTPPHLQFNDLILTGYRPISTFQGCIRSLFYLHNEFGNIYTHGIPFFCFLVLLPLNIPWSEVEQTWMCVFHYLACLSPTVGSVLYHTFMNHEGGEPIYDTLLSLDMVGVCLVNTLGCLPIIYITLMCYPVTCILALLTYSLISAWGILCATTARSNYGRLRAFIWQALFRVLLFLFRWLGDGVGSPASLRLFFTMDMLAIMGGLVNLSRVPERFSPGLFDYWCNSHQIMHVLVICSIIYMHWGMLEDLAWIKTFQCPVLE, from the exons ATGGCTTGCTTACATGGACCACGACTACTGAATTTGGAGAAAACCCCTCCTCATCTTCAGTTCAATGACTTGATCCTGACGGGCTACCGGCCAATTTCAACCTTTCAGGGGTGCATCAGAAGCTTGTTCTACTTGCACAATGAATTTGGTAACATTTATACCCATG gaATCCCATTCTTCTGTTTCCTTGTGCTGCTGCCACTTAACATCCCCTGGTCCGAGGTGGAGCAAACGTGGATGTGTGTGTTTCACTACCTTGCCTGCCTGTCCCCCACCGTGGGCTCAGTGCTTTACCACACCTTCATGAACCATGAGGGCGGGGAGCCCATCTACGACACACTCCTTTCCCTTGACATGGTCGGAGTCTGCCTGGTCAACACCTTGG GATGCCTGCCCATCATCTATATCACCCTGATGTGCTACCCTGTAACTTGCATCCTGGCCCTCCTGACCTACAGCCTAATCTCAGCCTGGGGCATCCTCTGTGCCACCACAGCGCGTAGCAACTATGGGCGCCTTCGCGCTTTCATCTGGCAGGCCCTCTTCCGTGTGCTCCTCTTCCTATTCCGTTGGCTGGGCGACGGTGTAGGCAGCCCAGCTTCGCTGCGCCTCTTCTTCACCATGGACATGCTGGCTATCATGGGTGGCCTGGTGAACCTTAGCCGGGTGCCCGAGCGTTTTAGCCCAGGCCTCTTTGACTACTGGTGCAACAGCCACCAGATAATGCATGTGCTGGTGATCTGCTCCATTATCTACATGCACTGGGGGATGCTGGAGGATTTAGCCTGGATTAAGACGTTCCAGTGTCCGGTGTTggagtga
- the pelo gene encoding protein pelota homolog isoform X2 → MPEEAEDMWHTYNLLQIGDSLMASTIRKVQTESSTGSVGSSRVRTTLCLCVDTIDFDSQACQLRVKGTNIQENQYVKMGAYHTIELELNRKFTLAKKIWDSVVLDRIEQACDPTQKADVAAVVMQEGLANLVLVTPAMTLLRAKVEVTIPRKRRGSCTQHEKALDRFYEAVMQGILRHINFDVVKCILVASPGFVKDQFMAYLFREAVRQDSKILLENRPKFMLVHSSSGHKYSLKEILCDPAVTARLSDTKAAGEVKALEDFYKMLQHEPDRAFYGLAHVEKASEALAIDILLISDKLFRHQDVATRSRYVRLVDNVRDNGGTVRIFSSLHVSGEQLTQLSGVAAILRFPIADLSEPEDDSSSDEE, encoded by the exons ATGCCGGAAGAGGCAGAGGACATGTGGCACACTTACAACTTACTGCAGATCGGTGACAGTCTTATGGCCTCCACTATTAG AAAGGTGCAGACTGAGTCATCCACGGGCAGCGTGGGGAGCTCGAGAGTGCGCACcaccctgtgtttgtgtgtggataCTATTGACTTTGACTCACAGGCCTGCCAGCTGAGGGTGAAGGGAACCAACATCCAAGAGAATCAATATGTGAAG ATGGGGGCTTACCACACCATTGAGTTGGAGCTAAACAGGAAGTTCACACTTGCCAAAAAGATCTGGGATAGTGTCGTCCTCGATAGGATCG AGCAGGCGTGTGACCCCACCCAGAAGGCAGACGTAGCGGCCGTGGTGATGCAGGAGGGTCTGGCCAACCTGGTGCTGGTGACCCCTGCTATGACCCTACTAAGGGCCAAGGTGGAGGTGACCATTCCTCGCAAGAGGAGAGGCAGCTGCACCCAGCACGAGAAG gcCCTGGATAGGTTCTATGAGGCAGTGATGCAGGGGATCCTCAGACATATCAACTTTGACG TGGTGAAGTGTATACTGGTGGCCAGTCCAGGGTTTGTGAAGGACCAGTTCATGGCCTACCTCTTCAGAGAAGCAGTCCGACAAGACTCCAAGATTCTGCTGGAGAATAGGCCCAAGTTCATGTTAGTCCATTCCTCCTCGGGACACAAATACTCCCTAAAAG AGATTCTATGCGATCCAGCTGTCACGGCTAGATTGTCTGATACCAAG GCAGCAGGGGAGGTGAAAGCCCTGGAGGACTTCTACAAGATGCTACAACATGAGCCCGACAGAGCCTTctatgg GTTGGCTCACGTGGAGAAAGCTTCCGAAGCACTGGCTATTGACATCTTGTTGATTAGCGATAAGCTCTTCAG GCACCAGGATGTGGCCACACGGAGTAGATACGTACGGCTGGTGGACAACGTGAGAGACAATGGTGGAACCGTGAG AATATTTTCAAGCCTTCATGTATCTGGAGAAC AGTTGACCCAGCTCAGTGGAGTGGCGGCCATCTTGCGTTTCCCCATCGCTGATCTATCGGAGCCTGAGGATGACAGCAGCTCTGATGAAGAATAA
- the pelo gene encoding protein pelota homolog isoform X1 → MKLLHKDIEKDNAGQVTLMPEEAEDMWHTYNLLQIGDSLMASTIRKVQTESSTGSVGSSRVRTTLCLCVDTIDFDSQACQLRVKGTNIQENQYVKMGAYHTIELELNRKFTLAKKIWDSVVLDRIEQACDPTQKADVAAVVMQEGLANLVLVTPAMTLLRAKVEVTIPRKRRGSCTQHEKALDRFYEAVMQGILRHINFDVVKCILVASPGFVKDQFMAYLFREAVRQDSKILLENRPKFMLVHSSSGHKYSLKEILCDPAVTARLSDTKAAGEVKALEDFYKMLQHEPDRAFYGLAHVEKASEALAIDILLISDKLFRHQDVATRSRYVRLVDNVRDNGGTVRIFSSLHVSGEQLTQLSGVAAILRFPIADLSEPEDDSSSDEE, encoded by the exons ATGAAGTTGCTTCATAAAGATATCGAAAAAGACAATGCCGG TCAGGTGACACTGATGCCGGAAGAGGCAGAGGACATGTGGCACACTTACAACTTACTGCAGATCGGTGACAGTCTTATGGCCTCCACTATTAG AAAGGTGCAGACTGAGTCATCCACGGGCAGCGTGGGGAGCTCGAGAGTGCGCACcaccctgtgtttgtgtgtggataCTATTGACTTTGACTCACAGGCCTGCCAGCTGAGGGTGAAGGGAACCAACATCCAAGAGAATCAATATGTGAAG ATGGGGGCTTACCACACCATTGAGTTGGAGCTAAACAGGAAGTTCACACTTGCCAAAAAGATCTGGGATAGTGTCGTCCTCGATAGGATCG AGCAGGCGTGTGACCCCACCCAGAAGGCAGACGTAGCGGCCGTGGTGATGCAGGAGGGTCTGGCCAACCTGGTGCTGGTGACCCCTGCTATGACCCTACTAAGGGCCAAGGTGGAGGTGACCATTCCTCGCAAGAGGAGAGGCAGCTGCACCCAGCACGAGAAG gcCCTGGATAGGTTCTATGAGGCAGTGATGCAGGGGATCCTCAGACATATCAACTTTGACG TGGTGAAGTGTATACTGGTGGCCAGTCCAGGGTTTGTGAAGGACCAGTTCATGGCCTACCTCTTCAGAGAAGCAGTCCGACAAGACTCCAAGATTCTGCTGGAGAATAGGCCCAAGTTCATGTTAGTCCATTCCTCCTCGGGACACAAATACTCCCTAAAAG AGATTCTATGCGATCCAGCTGTCACGGCTAGATTGTCTGATACCAAG GCAGCAGGGGAGGTGAAAGCCCTGGAGGACTTCTACAAGATGCTACAACATGAGCCCGACAGAGCCTTctatgg GTTGGCTCACGTGGAGAAAGCTTCCGAAGCACTGGCTATTGACATCTTGTTGATTAGCGATAAGCTCTTCAG GCACCAGGATGTGGCCACACGGAGTAGATACGTACGGCTGGTGGACAACGTGAGAGACAATGGTGGAACCGTGAG AATATTTTCAAGCCTTCATGTATCTGGAGAAC AGTTGACCCAGCTCAGTGGAGTGGCGGCCATCTTGCGTTTCCCCATCGCTGATCTATCGGAGCCTGAGGATGACAGCAGCTCTGATGAAGAATAA